One region of Armigeres subalbatus isolate Guangzhou_Male chromosome 3, GZ_Asu_2, whole genome shotgun sequence genomic DNA includes:
- the LOC134225471 gene encoding uncharacterized protein LOC134225471, whose protein sequence is MTDANQSFVKNLGLKPLTKENILYYYFPLQSMVSYAALSVNVMNPSIAIRLLPKRDVTNFLLVHTLFGTTLYFYSRPHLAAVPAQRRAAYSICGGVLFSFGSVLVWAVLRSAIPRNQALATALGLSSGVVLAKLAYDYLDSNDKQLVAKN, encoded by the exons ATGACCGACGCCAACCAGTCGTTCGTGAAGAACCTTGGCCTGAAGCCGCTAACGAAGGAGAACATCCTGTACTACTATTTTCCGCTGCAGAGTATGGTCAGCTATGCTGCCCTTTCGGTGAATGTCATGAACCCATCGATCGCTATCAG ATTACTGCCGAAGCGAGATGTGACGAACTTCCTGCTGGTGCACACCCTGTTCGGTACGACGCTCTACTTCTACAGTCGGCCCCACTTGGCGGCGGTTCCGGCCCAACGCCGTGCAGCCTACAGCATTTGCGGCGGGGTCCTGTTCAGCTTCGGCTCGGTGTTGGTGTGGGCCGTACTGCGAAGTGCCATCCCACGCAACCAAGCATTGGCCACCGCACTAGGACTGTCGTCCGGAGTGGTACTGGCCAAGCTGGCCTACGATTATCTGGACAGTAACGATAAACAACTGGTCGCCAAGAACTAA
- the LOC134225466 gene encoding uncharacterized protein LOC134225466 isoform X1 yields MTIPSITSHRLIIRLYRDLRRYGSQLQLTDQQYFLQRVRREFDQNRNLNDPKEIEFCYKCFPLYIFQRGRALLDRARVI; encoded by the exons ATGACTATTCCATCAATAACGTCACATCGTTTAATCATACGATTATATCGAGACCTGCGGCGGTACGGGTCCCAGTTGCAGCTCACCGACCAGCAATACTTTTTACAGAGGGTTCGGCGGGAATTCGACCAAAATCGAAACTTGAACGATCCAAAGGAAATAGAATTCTGTTACAAG TGTTTCCCCTTATACATATTTCAGAGAGGCAGAGCTCTACTAGATCGAGCACGAGTTATTTAA
- the LOC134225466 gene encoding uncharacterized protein LOC134225466 isoform X2, with amino-acid sequence MTIPSITSHRLIIRLYRDLRRYGSQLQLTDQQYFLQRVRREFDQNRNLNDPKEIEFCYKRGRALLDRARVI; translated from the exons ATGACTATTCCATCAATAACGTCACATCGTTTAATCATACGATTATATCGAGACCTGCGGCGGTACGGGTCCCAGTTGCAGCTCACCGACCAGCAATACTTTTTACAGAGGGTTCGGCGGGAATTCGACCAAAATCGAAACTTGAACGATCCAAAGGAAATAGAATTCTGTTACAAG AGAGGCAGAGCTCTACTAGATCGAGCACGAGTTATTTAA